The following proteins are co-located in the Manihot esculenta cultivar AM560-2 chromosome 9, M.esculenta_v8, whole genome shotgun sequence genome:
- the LOC110623648 gene encoding uncharacterized protein LOC110623648, giving the protein MAGATVFEDFEPYCKWQKDQERDVLEVHLNGFKKDQLKIQLSNLGVMTITGERPLEGSKRSRFRKELRLSKDYVTDEIRAKMSGGILSIIMPKKTELTPPSFRDNKPTLPPQNQENERTTPPRTATQNTKTSMFSSYRFQLPDNIILNLGTRNVATAFALLIVVGAFVMYKYRQLSPPVES; this is encoded by the exons atggctggagctactgtcTTCGAAGATTTCGAACCCTACTGCAAATGGCAGAAAGATCAAGAACGTGACGTTCTTGAGGTTCATCTTAATG gtttCAAGAAGGATCAACTCAAGATTCAACTCAGCAATCTCGGAGTCATGACAATAACTGGAGAACGTCCTTTGGAAGGGAGCAAACGAAGCCGTTTTAGGAAAGAATTAAGGCTTTCAAAGGATTACGTAACTGATGAAATTCGTGCAAAAATGTCAGGCGGTATCCTTTCAATAATTATGCCTAAGAAAACAGAACTAACACCACCCTCATTTCGGGATAATAAGCCGACATTGCCGCCGCAAAATCAAGAAAACGAAAGAACCACGCCACCTCGTACTGCAACTCAAAATACCAAAACCAGCATGTTCTCAAGCTACAGATTTCAGCTGCcagataatataattttaaatcttggAACTAGGAATGTTGCTACAGCGTTTGCTTTGTTGATAGTTGTTGGTGCTTTTGTAATGTACAAATACCGTCAGCTCTCTCCTCCTGTTGAGAGCTAA
- the LOC110622357 gene encoding annexin D8 — MGSSWCALETQNLHSSAMGTKILTSSSQGFEIECKEIHDSWGRVNQLVRSLATRSKLERQQIRETYKAMYGEDITSFLERMCISAGHRKEAKIGSKVFAALSLWMIHPHERDAIVAMEALEQGDTNYRALVEIFVGRKSSHIMLTKQAYLARFRRQLDQDIINLEPPNPYQKILVALSASHKAHQADVSQHIAKCDAKRLHEAGEGSSGANEEAVMLEILSKRSIPQMKLTFSSYKHIYGDEYTAKLKKENSCEFEDSLKTVITCMCNPPKYYAKALYASIRGTTTDRGALARVMMSRAEIDMDEIQDFFKKKFGMELRDAICEAIPSGDYRDFLVALATKRIAS; from the exons ATGGGTTCTTCTTGGTGTGCATTAGAAACCCAGAATCTTCATTCTTCTGCTATGGGGACCAAGATTCTCACCTCATCTAGCCAAGGGTTCGAGATTGAATGCAAAGAGATTCATGATTCTTGGGGAAGGGTGAACCAGTTGGTTCGGTCACTGGCTACCAGGTCCAAGCTTGAAAGGCAACAGATTAGAGAGACTTACAAAGCAATGTATGGAGAGGATATAACAAGTTTTCTTGAAAGGATGTGTATCTCTGCTGGCCACAGAAAAGAGGCTAAGATTGGATCTAAAGTTTTTGCAGCGTTGTCTTTGTGGATGATACACCCACATGAACGTGATGCTATTGTGGCCATGGAAGCTCTTGAACAAGGTGATACAAACTACAGAGCTCTTGTTGAAATTTTTGTGGGTAGAAAATCAAGTCATATTATGCTCACGAAACAAGCCTATCTAGCAAGATTCAGAAGGCAGTTGGACCAAGATATTATCAATCTTGAACCACCCAACCCATACCAGAAG ATTCTCGTAGCATTATCAGCATCACACAAGGCTCACCAAGCGGATGTCAGCCAACATATTGCTAAATGTGATGCTAAAAGGCTGCACGAAGCAGGGGAAGGGAGTTCAGGAGCCAATGAAGAAGCTGTTATGCTTGAGATTCTAAGTAAAAGGAGTATTCCACAGATGAAACTAACATTTTCTAGCTATAAACACATCTATGGAGATGAGTACACTGCG AAACTAAAGAAGGAAAATTCTTGTGAATTTGAAGATTCACTTAAAACAGTCATAACATGCATGTGCAATCCTCCTAAATATTATGCAAAG GCACTGTATGCAAGCATTAGAGGGACAACAACTGATAGAGGTGCCTTAGCTAGGGTGATGATGAGCAGAGCAGAGATAGACATGGATGAGATTCAAGATTTTTTCAAGAAGAAATTTGGGATGGAACTGAGAGATGCAATATGTGAAGCTATCCCATCTGGGGATTACAGAGATTTTCTTGTTGCTTTAGCCACTAAGAGAATTGCTAGTTGA
- the LOC110623615 gene encoding binding partner of ACD11 1 isoform X1 encodes MATLRGIYYNLHSFSLAYLSLNLSVCFFSLFLSLATTCRRKRPLQEDLAMQTRTVQVKNLSDLASEREIHEFFSFSGEIEHIEILRENGQSKTAFVTFKDPKALEIALLLSGATLVDQIVGITPAENYVSDRELQEVRSVDNALSAVPAESTPSNVEQAKNIPPSNGRMYVNRAQEVVSSVLAKGSAFRQDAVNKAKAFDEKHRLTASASAKVSSFDRRVGLTEKLTVGISAVNEKVKSVDQRLQVSDKTMAAIFAAERKINDTGSAVKSSRYVTAGTAWLNGAFSKVARAGQVAGTKTREKFNLAVSNLTAKDSPIAV; translated from the exons ATGGCAACACTCAGGGGCATTTACTACAACTTACATTCTTTCTCTCTTGCTTATCTGTCTCTTAACTTGTCAGTTTgcttcttctctctctttctctctctcgcGACGACTTGCAGGAGAAAGCGTCCTTTGCAAGAAGACCTCGCAATGCAG ACGAGAACTGTTCAAGTGAAGAATTTATCAGATCTAGCAAGTGAGAGAGAGATTCACGAGTTCTTCTCTTTCTCAGGCGAAATCGAGCATATTGAGATCCTACG TGAAAATGGGCAATCAAAGACTGCATTTGTCACATTCAAAGATCCTAAAGCACTTGAAATTGCATTGCTATTATCG GGAGCAACTCTAGTAGACCAAATAGTGGGTATAACTCCAGCAGAAAATTATGTGTCAGATCGTGAATTACAG GAAGTAAGAAGTGTGGACAATGCACTATCTGCTGTTCCTGCTGAAAGTACTCCATCAAATGTTGAG CAGGCTAAAAATATTCCACCTAGCAATGGGAGAATGTATGTCAATAGAGCACAAGAAGTGGTTTCAAGTGTGTTGGCAAAAGGTTCAGCTTTTCGCCAAGATGCAGTCAATAAGGCCAAGGCATTTGATGAAAAACATCGCTTGACTGCTAGTGCATCTGCCAAAGTAAGTTCCTTTGATCGGAGAGTTGGGCTTACAGAGAAATTGACAGTTGGAATTTCAGCAGTCAATGAGAAGGTGAAGTCTGTGGACCAAAGGCTTCAGGTTTCAGATAAAACCATGGCAGCAATATTTGCTGCAGAGAGGAAGATAAATGACACAGGATCAGCTGTCAAATCTAGCAG ATATGTGACGGCTGGAACAGCTTGGCTAAATGGTGCCTTTAGTAAGGTGGCAAGAGCTGGTCAGGTTGCTGGTACAAAAACCAGGGAGAAGTTCAATTTGGCTGTTTCAAATTTGACTGCCAAG GACTCTCCAATTGCTGTGTAG
- the LOC110623615 gene encoding binding partner of ACD11 1 isoform X2: MATLRGIYYNLHSFSLAYLSLNLSVCFFSLFLSLATTCRRKRPLQEDLAMQTRTVQVKNLSDLASEREIHEFFSFSGEIEHIEILRENGQSKTAFVTFKDPKALEIALLLSGATLVDQIVGITPAENYVSDRELQEVRSVDNALSAVPAESTPSNVEAKNIPPSNGRMYVNRAQEVVSSVLAKGSAFRQDAVNKAKAFDEKHRLTASASAKVSSFDRRVGLTEKLTVGISAVNEKVKSVDQRLQVSDKTMAAIFAAERKINDTGSAVKSSRYVTAGTAWLNGAFSKVARAGQVAGTKTREKFNLAVSNLTAKDSPIAV, translated from the exons ATGGCAACACTCAGGGGCATTTACTACAACTTACATTCTTTCTCTCTTGCTTATCTGTCTCTTAACTTGTCAGTTTgcttcttctctctctttctctctctcgcGACGACTTGCAGGAGAAAGCGTCCTTTGCAAGAAGACCTCGCAATGCAG ACGAGAACTGTTCAAGTGAAGAATTTATCAGATCTAGCAAGTGAGAGAGAGATTCACGAGTTCTTCTCTTTCTCAGGCGAAATCGAGCATATTGAGATCCTACG TGAAAATGGGCAATCAAAGACTGCATTTGTCACATTCAAAGATCCTAAAGCACTTGAAATTGCATTGCTATTATCG GGAGCAACTCTAGTAGACCAAATAGTGGGTATAACTCCAGCAGAAAATTATGTGTCAGATCGTGAATTACAG GAAGTAAGAAGTGTGGACAATGCACTATCTGCTGTTCCTGCTGAAAGTACTCCATCAAATGTTGAG GCTAAAAATATTCCACCTAGCAATGGGAGAATGTATGTCAATAGAGCACAAGAAGTGGTTTCAAGTGTGTTGGCAAAAGGTTCAGCTTTTCGCCAAGATGCAGTCAATAAGGCCAAGGCATTTGATGAAAAACATCGCTTGACTGCTAGTGCATCTGCCAAAGTAAGTTCCTTTGATCGGAGAGTTGGGCTTACAGAGAAATTGACAGTTGGAATTTCAGCAGTCAATGAGAAGGTGAAGTCTGTGGACCAAAGGCTTCAGGTTTCAGATAAAACCATGGCAGCAATATTTGCTGCAGAGAGGAAGATAAATGACACAGGATCAGCTGTCAAATCTAGCAG ATATGTGACGGCTGGAACAGCTTGGCTAAATGGTGCCTTTAGTAAGGTGGCAAGAGCTGGTCAGGTTGCTGGTACAAAAACCAGGGAGAAGTTCAATTTGGCTGTTTCAAATTTGACTGCCAAG GACTCTCCAATTGCTGTGTAG